A stretch of DNA from Anaerobacillus isosaccharinicus:
CATCGGCTACTGTTTGCAGTAAACCCCAAGGACCGTGACGGTTTGGACCGATACGAACTTGCATGTAACCAATAACTTTTCGCTCGAAAAGGATGGCAAACGTTACCGCTCCCAGTAACATTCCTAAAATGATTACCGCATACGTAACCATAAACAATAAATCCATTATGCATCGACCTCCCCGAGAACGACATCCAGACTACCAAAGATCGCAACTAAATCAGCAATATTTCTGTCTTTCAGCATATCGGCAAGAATTTCTGTGTTTACAAATGATGGGCGACGAAGCTTTACACGGTAAGGTTTATTTTTGCCATCACTAATCGCATAAACACCAATTTCTCCTTTGGATGCCTCACAACGGAAATACGTTTCGCCTGCAGGTGGTTTAATCATCATAAGGCGTTGACCTTTTTTGTGGATGATATCACCTTCAACAATCTGCTCACATGCTTGCTCAACAATTCGCAAAGACTGACGCATTTCTTCAAGCCTTACTTCGTATCTTGCAAAGCAGTCGCCTTCTTCTCTTGTCGGCACTTCAAAATCAAATCGGTCATAAATTGAATATGGCTGATCTTTTCTTAGATCAAACTTAACGCCACTTCCTCGTAAAATTGGTCCTGATAATCCCCAATTGATTGCATCTTCTTTAGAGATATAACCAACACCCTTTGTTCGACCAAGGAAAATTTCATTTCCAGTTACAAGCGTGTCGTACTCTTCCATATTTTTACGAAGTAACTTCACGGTTTCCTGAACTTTTTCAATCCAGCCAACTGGTGCATCCCACTTCACACCGCCGATACGCATGTAATTAAACGTCATCCTCGCACCACTAATTTCATTTAAGCGGTCAAGAATTGTATCACGATCTCTGAAGGCATAAATGAACGGACTTAAAGCACCAATATCAAGTAGGTATGTTCCCCACCAAACAAGATGACTTGCAACCCTATTTAACTCCATTGTGATAACACGTAAGTATTCAGCTCTTTCAGGAACTTCGATTTCCATTAACTTTTCAATAGCAGCACAATAGACATAGTTATTTGTCATGGCATTCATGTAATCAAGGCGATCCGTATATG
This window harbors:
- a CDS encoding NADH-quinone oxidoreductase subunit D, translated to MSIKTEQMVLNIGPQHPSTHGVFRIEVVIEGEIIKHAKPVIGYLHRGTEKLAEDFLYSQFIPYTDRLDYMNAMTNNYVYCAAIEKLMEIEVPERAEYLRVITMELNRVASHLVWWGTYLLDIGALSPFIYAFRDRDTILDRLNEISGARMTFNYMRIGGVKWDAPVGWIEKVQETVKLLRKNMEEYDTLVTGNEIFLGRTKGVGYISKEDAINWGLSGPILRGSGVKFDLRKDQPYSIYDRFDFEVPTREEGDCFARYEVRLEEMRQSLRIVEQACEQIVEGDIIHKKGQRLMMIKPPAGETYFRCEASKGEIGVYAISDGKNKPYRVKLRRPSFVNTEILADMLKDRNIADLVAIFGSLDVVLGEVDA